The following are encoded together in the Kribbella voronezhensis genome:
- a CDS encoding family 78 glycoside hydrolase catalytic domain yields the protein MAELTDDGWTSGGPLAVTRPTVEYAEQPLGTDVDRPRLAWIATAPGYGATQSAYQVVVATSAELAASGTGDVWDSGQVSSDAFRITYDGPALAPRARYHWSVRLWDGLDRIGQWSRPTWFETGLRDEGFGDAQWIGAGTEAAPLLRRTFSVGRPVERARLYVSGLAYAELRMNGRRIGDAVLDPGFTDYDNTVLYVTHDVTDLLQAGDNVVGAALGRGFYGMTTPNVWRWHQAPWTGDPRLLARLVITHPDGSETEVRSDDSWRVTSGPTVSDSLYAGETYDARLALPGWDGPGFDDSAWSDAVVLAAPRGVVRAQEHEPIRVVEEVAPVEITAPRDGVQVVDFGRTTAGWVRLRVSAPAGTKVSLRYGETLLPDGGVAAVNRHVEGDRFQLDEYVAAGNGIEEWEPRFSYKGFRYVQVEGAAAELTLRVAHSDVRPVSRFQASAPLYEQIEQAMRRTVLSNLHGIPTDTPTFEKNGWTGDAQVGAPTMAGQLDLARFFTKWLGDLRDSQHDDGQLPVIVPSAGWGFEELSPATEWSTVYPFLLREMHRWYGDDRLLSEHWEPVLRYLDWELARVEDGLSLSVLGDWIPPGYPAGPPPEDRRLTGTAYLYRALLAAAEIGETLGRVDQVERLRKSAASLADGLNREFLDRSAGLYRTAKDPDYRQTSNALPLAFGLVPDDQVERVVAGLVADVEARGFHLNTGCLGVGVLLPVLTAYGHSDVAARIALQRTYPSWGYWFDEGADTMWEMWETDTRSRNHYFQGTVTQWLLENVAGLRNVANGWERILVRPDARDQVDSASLRMDTVRGRVSVSWRRIGRVFHLEVQVPVGSTATIHVPSAGDVTAVPAPYAGKPSVADGYAIFTVGSGHWSFTSRTS from the coding sequence ATGGCCGAATTGACCGACGACGGCTGGACCTCCGGTGGACCGCTGGCGGTGACCAGACCCACGGTCGAGTACGCCGAGCAGCCGCTCGGCACCGATGTCGACCGGCCCCGGCTCGCCTGGATCGCCACCGCACCCGGCTACGGTGCCACCCAGTCGGCGTACCAGGTGGTCGTCGCCACTTCGGCTGAGCTGGCCGCGTCCGGCACTGGGGACGTCTGGGACTCGGGGCAGGTGTCGTCGGACGCGTTCCGGATCACCTACGACGGGCCTGCCTTGGCGCCGCGAGCTCGCTATCACTGGTCCGTCCGGCTGTGGGACGGGTTGGACCGGATTGGGCAATGGAGCCGGCCGACCTGGTTCGAGACCGGGCTGCGGGACGAGGGGTTCGGCGACGCACAGTGGATCGGTGCCGGGACCGAGGCGGCTCCCCTGCTTCGACGTACCTTCAGTGTCGGTCGACCGGTGGAACGCGCGCGCTTGTACGTGAGCGGACTGGCGTATGCCGAGCTGCGAATGAACGGCCGGCGCATCGGCGACGCAGTACTCGACCCGGGCTTCACCGACTACGACAACACCGTGCTGTATGTGACCCATGACGTCACCGACCTCCTGCAAGCAGGCGACAACGTCGTCGGTGCCGCGCTGGGCCGCGGGTTCTACGGCATGACGACGCCGAACGTCTGGCGCTGGCACCAGGCACCCTGGACCGGCGACCCGAGATTGCTGGCCCGCTTGGTGATCACGCATCCCGACGGCAGCGAGACCGAGGTCCGTTCCGACGACTCGTGGCGGGTGACGAGCGGACCGACCGTCTCGGATTCTCTGTATGCCGGGGAGACCTACGACGCGCGGCTGGCCTTGCCGGGGTGGGACGGACCGGGCTTCGACGACTCGGCCTGGTCCGACGCCGTCGTCCTGGCTGCTCCGCGCGGTGTCGTGCGTGCGCAGGAGCATGAGCCGATCCGGGTGGTCGAAGAGGTCGCACCGGTCGAAATCACCGCGCCGCGGGACGGCGTACAGGTCGTCGACTTCGGGCGGACCACCGCCGGCTGGGTGCGGCTGCGGGTCAGCGCGCCGGCGGGAACGAAGGTCAGCCTGCGGTACGGCGAGACGTTGCTGCCGGACGGCGGAGTGGCGGCGGTCAACCGGCATGTCGAGGGCGACCGGTTCCAGCTCGACGAATATGTTGCTGCTGGCAACGGTATCGAGGAGTGGGAGCCGCGCTTCTCGTACAAGGGTTTCCGCTACGTGCAGGTCGAGGGCGCGGCCGCCGAACTGACCCTCCGGGTGGCGCATTCGGACGTCCGCCCGGTCAGCCGGTTCCAGGCGAGTGCGCCGCTGTACGAGCAGATCGAGCAGGCGATGCGGCGGACCGTGCTGAGCAACCTGCACGGCATCCCGACCGATACTCCGACCTTCGAGAAGAACGGCTGGACCGGCGACGCGCAGGTCGGCGCCCCGACGATGGCCGGCCAACTCGACCTGGCCCGGTTCTTCACCAAATGGCTCGGCGATCTGCGCGACAGCCAGCACGACGACGGCCAACTGCCGGTGATCGTGCCGAGCGCCGGCTGGGGTTTCGAGGAGCTCTCCCCCGCCACCGAGTGGTCCACCGTCTACCCGTTCCTCCTCCGCGAGATGCACCGCTGGTACGGCGACGACCGCCTGCTCTCGGAGCACTGGGAACCAGTACTGCGCTACCTCGACTGGGAGCTCGCGCGGGTGGAGGACGGGTTGTCGCTGAGCGTCCTCGGGGACTGGATCCCACCGGGTTACCCGGCCGGACCGCCACCCGAGGACCGACGGCTCACCGGTACGGCGTACCTGTACCGCGCGTTGCTCGCGGCAGCGGAGATCGGCGAAACCCTCGGCCGGGTTGATCAGGTGGAGCGGTTGCGGAAGTCGGCGGCTTCGCTGGCCGACGGGTTGAACCGGGAGTTTCTGGATCGCTCGGCCGGGCTCTACCGGACCGCGAAGGATCCCGACTACCGGCAGACCTCGAACGCGCTGCCGCTCGCTTTCGGGCTGGTCCCGGACGACCAGGTGGAGCGGGTGGTGGCGGGTCTGGTCGCTGATGTCGAGGCGCGAGGATTTCACCTGAATACCGGCTGCCTCGGCGTCGGGGTGCTGTTGCCGGTACTCACGGCGTACGGGCACAGCGACGTGGCGGCCAGGATCGCGTTGCAGCGGACGTACCCGAGTTGGGGCTACTGGTTCGACGAGGGCGCCGACACGATGTGGGAGATGTGGGAGACCGACACCCGGTCGCGCAACCACTACTTCCAGGGCACGGTCACGCAGTGGCTGCTGGAGAACGTCGCCGGTCTGCGGAATGTCGCGAACGGCTGGGAGCGCATTCTCGTCCGGCCGGACGCACGGGATCAGGTCGATTCGGCTTCGCTGCGGATGGATACCGTGCGCGGCCGGGTGTCGGTGTCTTGGCGACGGATCGGGCGGGTGTTCCACCTCGAAGTCCAGGTGCCGGTGGGGTCGACGGCAACGATCCACGTGCCGTCAGCGGGTGACGTGACCGCGGTACCGGCTCCGTACGCCGGGAAGCCTTCCGTTGCGGACGGCTATGCGATCTTCACCGTGGGGTCGGGGCACTGGTCTTTCACGAGCCGGACTTCGTGA
- a CDS encoding SDR family NAD(P)-dependent oxidoreductase, which produces MDLAGRKVWIIGASTGIGAALASELAGRGAAVAVSARRVDGLRAVAGDRMAVVPLDITDADRVPHALAEVVEALGGLDIVVLSAGYWKQMGEDFDVESFHRHLDVNLGGFANCLGAVIPYLRERGAGMIVGISSVAGYRGLPGSEAYGATKAAQINLLEALRVRLRPDGIDVLTVCPGFVETEMTEQNTFPMPFIVSAPAAARAIADGMAKQSARIVFPWQMALLMKAAKLVPDRLWALALTPRS; this is translated from the coding sequence ATGGATCTCGCCGGGCGGAAAGTCTGGATCATCGGTGCTTCGACGGGGATCGGCGCGGCGCTCGCCTCCGAGCTCGCCGGCCGGGGCGCGGCGGTGGCCGTTTCCGCCCGGCGGGTGGACGGGCTGCGGGCGGTCGCCGGCGACCGGATGGCGGTCGTGCCGCTCGACATCACCGACGCCGACCGGGTGCCGCACGCCCTGGCCGAGGTCGTCGAGGCGTTGGGTGGGCTCGACATCGTCGTACTGAGCGCCGGCTACTGGAAGCAGATGGGCGAGGACTTCGACGTGGAGTCGTTCCATCGGCATCTCGACGTGAACCTGGGCGGCTTCGCGAACTGCCTCGGCGCGGTGATTCCCTACCTGCGCGAGCGCGGCGCTGGGATGATCGTCGGGATCTCTTCCGTCGCGGGGTATCGCGGCCTGCCCGGCTCGGAGGCCTACGGGGCGACGAAGGCGGCGCAGATCAATCTGCTGGAGGCTCTCCGAGTGCGGCTGCGCCCCGACGGTATCGACGTACTGACGGTCTGCCCCGGGTTCGTCGAGACCGAGATGACCGAGCAGAACACGTTCCCGATGCCGTTCATCGTCTCGGCTCCGGCGGCGGCCAGGGCGATCGCGGACGGGATGGCGAAGCAGTCGGCGCGGATCGTCTTCCCGTGGCAGATGGCGTTGCTGATGAAGGCGGCCAAGCTGGTTCCCGACCGGCTCTGGGCGCTGGCTCTCACCCCTCGGTCGTGA
- a CDS encoding SAM-dependent methyltransferase, whose amino-acid sequence MSTLQLVETDRWPGVARTPNSPVRAAVARQILRRAVRDLPIVVLLPDRTRLGSGGIGAPVMEIVSEAFFHRIGADLKIGFGEAYMAGDWRAGRGTDLADLLTVFASRLTDLVPPVLQRFRKLIEPRLAEQNDRTGARLNIARHYDLSNDLFAAFLDPTMSYSSAWFSAAEDDLETAQVRKIDGILDLAGVRAGSRVLEIGTGWGQLAIQAARRGATVTSITLSAEQRDLARKRIAEAGVDATVELRDYREAEGRYDAVVSVEMIEAVGERYWPAYFATIDRLLAPGGRFGLQSITMPHDRLLATRHAQGWIHKYIFPGGLIPSLTAIEQIASTAGGLVIETRRDLGADYARTLQLWRERFVAQAPAVANLGFDAVFRRMWEFYLAYSEAGFRAGYLGVSQLTLVRS is encoded by the coding sequence ATGAGCACGCTGCAACTCGTGGAGACCGACCGCTGGCCAGGTGTCGCCCGTACGCCGAACAGTCCGGTGCGGGCCGCGGTCGCCCGGCAGATCCTGCGTCGCGCGGTCCGCGACCTTCCGATCGTCGTCCTGCTGCCCGACCGCACCCGGCTCGGCTCGGGCGGCATCGGAGCGCCGGTGATGGAGATCGTCTCCGAGGCGTTCTTCCACCGGATCGGCGCCGACCTGAAGATCGGCTTCGGGGAGGCCTATATGGCAGGCGACTGGCGAGCGGGCCGCGGTACTGATCTCGCGGACCTGCTGACGGTCTTCGCGAGCCGGCTGACGGACCTCGTTCCGCCTGTGCTGCAACGGTTCCGGAAACTGATCGAGCCGCGGCTCGCCGAGCAGAACGACCGGACCGGCGCACGGCTGAACATCGCCCGGCACTACGACCTGTCGAACGACCTCTTCGCCGCTTTCCTCGATCCGACCATGAGCTACTCGTCCGCCTGGTTCTCCGCGGCCGAGGACGACCTGGAAACCGCGCAGGTCCGCAAGATCGACGGGATCCTCGACCTGGCCGGGGTGCGGGCCGGATCGCGGGTGCTCGAGATCGGGACGGGCTGGGGACAGCTCGCGATCCAGGCGGCGCGGCGAGGCGCGACCGTCACCTCGATCACGCTGTCCGCCGAGCAGCGCGACCTGGCCCGCAAGCGGATCGCCGAAGCCGGTGTCGACGCGACCGTCGAGCTCCGCGACTACCGCGAGGCCGAGGGCCGGTACGACGCGGTGGTCAGCGTCGAGATGATCGAGGCGGTCGGCGAGCGGTACTGGCCGGCGTACTTCGCGACGATCGACCGGTTGCTGGCCCCGGGCGGCCGGTTCGGGCTGCAGTCGATCACGATGCCGCACGACCGGTTGCTGGCGACCCGGCACGCGCAGGGCTGGATCCACAAGTACATCTTCCCGGGCGGCCTGATCCCGTCGCTGACCGCGATCGAGCAGATCGCCTCGACCGCCGGCGGGCTGGTGATCGAGACCCGGCGCGACCTGGGCGCCGATTACGCACGCACTCTGCAGCTGTGGCGGGAGCGCTTCGTCGCGCAGGCTCCCGCGGTGGCGAATCTGGGCTTCGACGCCGTCTTCCGGCGGATGTGGGAGTTCTATCTGGCCTACTCCGAGGCGGGCTTCCGGGCCGGCTACCTCGGCGTCTCCCAACTGACCCTGGTCAGGAGCTGA
- the trmB gene encoding tRNA (guanosine(46)-N7)-methyltransferase TrmB, translating to METGELVRQAGVFSHVRRSVRMTAGQERVWRTNWDGLGRRLEEIEGQVDLADWFGRQAPTILEIGTGMGDATAQLALAGPEVNHLAAEVYPAGLGQLMLWIEKYELANVRLLKGDALDFLRDHLAPEALHGVRIYFPDPWPKKRHHKRRLVTAPFVRLIASRLVPGGTLHLATDWADYADRMLEICTAEPLLTNQYADWAPRPEWRPVTKFERRAHAEGRVCRDLIFTKSGS from the coding sequence GTGGAGACGGGGGAGCTGGTCCGGCAGGCTGGGGTGTTCAGCCATGTCCGGCGGAGTGTCCGGATGACGGCCGGGCAGGAGCGGGTCTGGCGGACGAACTGGGACGGGCTCGGCCGGCGGCTGGAGGAGATCGAGGGGCAGGTCGACCTCGCCGACTGGTTCGGGCGGCAGGCGCCGACGATTCTGGAGATCGGGACCGGCATGGGCGACGCGACCGCCCAGCTCGCGCTCGCCGGTCCTGAGGTCAACCACCTCGCCGCCGAGGTCTACCCGGCCGGTCTCGGCCAGCTGATGTTGTGGATCGAGAAGTACGAACTCGCCAACGTCCGCCTGCTCAAGGGCGACGCGCTCGACTTCCTCCGCGACCACCTGGCACCCGAGGCGCTGCACGGCGTACGGATCTACTTCCCCGATCCCTGGCCGAAGAAGCGGCATCACAAGCGGCGCCTCGTCACCGCGCCGTTCGTCCGGCTGATCGCGTCCCGCCTGGTCCCCGGCGGAACGTTGCATCTGGCAACGGACTGGGCGGACTACGCCGACCGCATGCTGGAGATCTGTACGGCGGAACCGCTGCTCACCAACCAGTACGCCGACTGGGCCCCGCGGCCCGAGTGGCGCCCGGTCACCAAGTTCGAGCGCCGCGCCCACGCCGAAGGCCGGGTCTGCCGCGACCTGATCTTCACGAAGTCCGGCTCGTGA
- a CDS encoding peptidoglycan-binding domain-containing protein, with product MRTATKAADWAKGKKGATGWRRKCLVFVRTAWDLPAQDGSAQLEWDSIPMIDRHSDKRPPIGAPCFWHGPSEEGHVAIVVEYRSDVPYIASNDIVKPDRIDLVPLSRITEKWSHAKWLGWSTVLQGRDLPLGADNDQRLGFRQNRMVFASKMRLGQTDSDSVWNLQLALVKHGIPIGAPAPTGNYLNGTLGAVKKFQLAQGWTGPDANGIAGKQTVKRLGLTWMAD from the coding sequence ATGAGAACAGCAACGAAGGCCGCCGACTGGGCGAAGGGGAAGAAGGGCGCGACCGGCTGGCGGCGGAAGTGTCTGGTGTTCGTCCGTACGGCGTGGGACCTGCCCGCGCAGGACGGGTCGGCACAGCTGGAGTGGGACTCCATTCCGATGATCGATCGGCACTCGGACAAGCGGCCGCCGATCGGGGCGCCCTGCTTCTGGCACGGTCCGTCGGAGGAGGGGCACGTCGCGATCGTGGTCGAGTACCGCAGCGACGTGCCGTACATCGCCAGCAACGACATCGTGAAGCCCGACCGGATCGATCTGGTGCCGTTGTCGCGGATCACCGAGAAGTGGAGTCACGCGAAGTGGCTCGGCTGGAGCACGGTCCTGCAGGGCCGGGACCTGCCGCTCGGCGCGGACAACGACCAGCGGCTGGGCTTCCGGCAGAACCGGATGGTCTTCGCATCCAAGATGCGCCTGGGCCAGACGGACTCCGACAGCGTCTGGAACCTGCAACTCGCCCTCGTCAAGCACGGCATTCCGATCGGCGCTCCCGCCCCGACCGGCAACTACCTCAACGGCACGCTCGGCGCGGTCAAGAAGTTCCAGCTCGCCCAGGGCTGGACCGGCCCGGACGCCAACGGCATCGCCGGCAAACAAACCGTCAAGCGCCTCGGCCTCACCTGGATGGCCGACTGA
- a CDS encoding DUF1365 domain-containing protein, translated as MVKPELPLLPAVVPGRVSHTRRVPLRHRFAYRTYQWLVDVDDVPHHGILASFSPADHLGSPDRTLRENVAAFTAAQGVVLEQDDRVLMLANARSLGYVFDPLSVFWCLKSTGELRCVVLEIHNTYGERHAHLALPDDSGRFSLGKEFYVSPFFTVHGRYDVALRLTPEKVTVAIDLVQDDVRVFSAAFTGRPRPARSKAVVAAALRTPLVTYQVWTLIRLHGIGLWLRRLPVVPRRPHIPPEGVR; from the coding sequence ATGGTGAAGCCGGAGCTACCGCTGCTTCCTGCGGTCGTACCTGGCCGAGTCAGCCACACCCGGCGGGTACCACTGCGGCACCGGTTCGCCTACCGCACGTACCAGTGGCTCGTGGACGTCGACGACGTGCCGCACCACGGCATACTGGCGTCCTTCTCCCCTGCCGACCATCTCGGCTCCCCAGACCGCACGCTGCGCGAGAACGTGGCTGCCTTCACTGCAGCTCAAGGTGTGGTGCTCGAGCAGGACGACCGGGTGCTGATGCTGGCGAACGCGCGCAGCCTCGGCTACGTCTTCGACCCGCTCAGCGTCTTCTGGTGTCTCAAGTCGACCGGTGAGCTGCGCTGCGTCGTACTGGAGATCCACAACACCTACGGCGAGAGGCATGCGCACCTGGCCCTGCCGGACGACAGCGGACGCTTCTCACTCGGCAAGGAGTTCTACGTCTCGCCGTTCTTCACAGTGCACGGCCGGTACGACGTGGCGCTGCGACTGACTCCGGAAAAGGTGACAGTGGCGATCGACCTCGTGCAGGACGACGTCCGGGTGTTCTCCGCCGCCTTCACTGGACGGCCGCGTCCGGCCAGGAGCAAGGCCGTTGTCGCCGCGGCCCTGCGCACTCCCTTGGTGACCTACCAGGTGTGGACCTTGATCCGCCTGCACGGCATCGGCCTGTGGTTGCGCCGTCTTCCGGTCGTTCCGCGCCGACCGCACATTCCTCCGGAGGGAGTCCGATGA
- a CDS encoding ArsR/SmtB family transcription factor: MDLVFKALADPGRRQLLDALRERNGQTLGELCEQLSELTRQGVTKHLRLLEEAGLVVTMRRGRHKYHYLNPVPINEIAERWISNYEKDKLRALSALKAALEEES; the protein is encoded by the coding sequence GTGGATCTGGTGTTCAAGGCGCTGGCTGACCCGGGGCGGCGGCAGTTGCTGGATGCCTTGCGGGAGCGCAACGGACAGACGCTTGGCGAGTTGTGCGAGCAGCTGTCCGAGCTGACCCGGCAGGGCGTCACCAAGCATCTGCGGTTGCTCGAGGAGGCCGGGCTGGTGGTGACGATGCGACGGGGGCGGCACAAGTACCACTACCTGAACCCGGTGCCGATCAACGAGATCGCCGAGCGCTGGATCAGCAACTACGAAAAGGACAAGCTACGCGCCCTCAGTGCGCTGAAGGCGGCCTTGGAGGAGGAATCATGA
- a CDS encoding SRPBCC family protein, translating to MNNPAMVHVTYIETTPEKLWAALTSGAFTKLYWFGRRIESDWTVGAPVRFYDSADDSLTDSGEVLVYDEPKTLAYTFKNEFLEERRDDEPGRVTFTIEPAGPKVVKLQVVHDRIPADQVEGWRNGWGPILANLKTYLETGHTLEIAL from the coding sequence ATGAACAACCCCGCGATGGTGCACGTCACCTACATCGAGACGACGCCGGAGAAGTTGTGGGCAGCGCTCACCTCGGGCGCTTTCACCAAGCTGTACTGGTTCGGCCGGCGGATCGAGTCGGACTGGACGGTCGGCGCGCCGGTGCGGTTCTACGACAGCGCCGACGACAGCCTGACCGATTCCGGCGAGGTCCTCGTGTACGACGAACCGAAGACGCTCGCTTACACCTTCAAGAACGAGTTTCTCGAGGAGCGCCGCGACGACGAGCCGGGCCGGGTGACCTTCACGATCGAGCCGGCCGGGCCGAAGGTGGTCAAGCTGCAGGTCGTCCACGACCGGATCCCTGCCGACCAGGTCGAGGGCTGGCGCAACGGCTGGGGCCCGATCCTGGCCAACCTGAAGACGTACCTCGAAACCGGCCACACCCTGGAGATCGCCCTCTGA